The Spinacia oleracea cultivar Varoflay chromosome 2, BTI_SOV_V1, whole genome shotgun sequence DNA segment tattccccccccccccccaaaaaaagagTGTTAGCCGTTACCCTAGCCCCCCCCTAGAGTAACTGTTTGCAGGATGATATTTACCCATTCTAAAATTAGGTTTTCCGCTCAGCCGTTCACTCTTCTCCTCTCTCGACATTacatctctctcctctctcgaCATTGCAGATCTGCAGATCCATGGAGTTTAATTAACAaggttttctctctctttctttccATTTGTCTCCTCCTTCGAAATCATCTCTCAAAATTATAATTTGGTAACTTTTTATGAATCTTATATTGCAGATTTAGCCCAAATTTGCTCTTTTTGATCTACGATTTCTATCTACTGAGATCCAATTCGCGTAGCTTTACAGGTAATTTCTTTTTCACAGATCATTTTTTTGCAATTTAATTCACCTTTCCCTGCAAGTTTTAATCAATTTACGATGTTTAAGACAGACGTTCATAGCATATTGATTGCGTATTATTTGTATTTTGCTACTGCTGTTAGTCCGATTCATTTATGGGAAGTTTTAATAAATTCAGATGGCATTGATAATTGTTTGCAATCGACTTGATTCAATCCTTGTGGGGTTTCTTTCGTTTGATTGATTGATGATAATTTTGTTTAGTGCTGTTGATCAAGTGGAATTGAAGGTGATTTTACCAATGGGTGGTTTCTTTTGTACGTTTGTTGGCATATTTTTTGCTTGTGTTTCCATTTGTGTAGTTCTGTATTTCAGTTAGCTCGCCTTTTGTTGGTCTCAAGGAGTAGATTTTTTGTCAGGTTGTATTTTGTGTTGATTGTTGTTTAGTGGTTCCTCACATTGCCCAAGTTTATGCTCTCCAAATATGatgaatttcttttttattttcttatagttGCTGCCATTTTCGTTCAAATTGCTAATTGTGGAATGTAGAGTTTAAATTCGGTGATGATGTTGTGTATGGTACAAGTAAATCTGTTGTTTTCACTTTTGATATTGTCacattgatttttgattttgtaCTCATGTTTGTATTATCTTAATAAACCTTACTGGTATGTCTATATATGTATCTGTATTTCCAATTCTAGATGCTTTGTGTCACAGTCTGGTGAATGTATTCGTGTTTGTGTAATACGAAGTACAAGACATTTTTAAGCTGATGTTAAAAAATATCCATTGATTTTGATAAGTTTCATTTTCTGAGTTTTTCTAAACAAGAACTGGTAGAGTTATTTGAAGTAATATAAGCAAATTTATTACATAGAAGTATACATTTTGAACAATCATGTTTTATAAGAGTAATATAAATGCATTTACATATGGTGAGGGGTTACCACTGGAATATTACAATGCAAGAAGGTGGTACAAAAATTAGGGAGCTAAGAACTATGTGCAAAATCATACGAGACTTAACTGAGAAGAGGAAGTTACAGTAGGTTCTAGAGATTCTACGGCAGGAAGTTACAATCATGTTTTATGTGAAATGACAGTTATTGCTAATTTCTTTTTTCATATTGATTGGCTTAGTGTTACTCTGATTTTGTTTTGCTAGTATTTTGTGAAATTGTGCAACTGATTTTTTTTGGGTATATTATTCTTCTTATATGCAGCCATGGCTCGAATGCCACTATCAAAACGTCCAAATGCGATTGTTTTACTTATTCACTTTATTAGGTTGAGGGATATGATGATGACGGTCTTTTTTTTTAACGTTATGTCTATACTTGAATCTATGAAAATACCACGTAAAAAAAATGTGCATTCTGCTAAAAGAACCCTTGTTCGAGGATTAAAGAATATAAAGGAGTTTCTTCGAGATGAACTTAGTTGTTTTGACCAACTTAGAATGGACAACCATACATTTCACACATTATGTCAAATGCTTCGCAACCATGGGGGTTTAAAAGAATCAAAAAACATGTTTGTGGAAGAGAGAGTTGCAATTTTTTTGAATATATTGGGTCATGATTTAAAACAAAGGTTGATCGTAAGACGTTTAAGAAGGTCAAAAGAAACTATTACCAAAAACTTTCGTAAAGTGTTGAGATGTGTTTTGAGATTACACAAAATCTTAATAAAGACTCTAGAGCCTGTTCAAGATGATTGCACGGATGAGAGATGAAAGTGGTTTAAGGTAGATAAATATTTTTAGTTAGGTTTCTATTTAGGTAATTTTTTTATACCATTTGCTTGTAGAACTGCATAGGGGCTTTAGATGGAACATACATCAAATTGAGGGTTCTAGATATTGACAAACCTAGATATCGAACAAGAAAAGGGGAtatacactagaggaaaaatcgccatgtgcttcccttcaagtgcTGGTCATTTactaaattggcagcacttgaggacataaaacaaaaagaacaaatacattttcacaagtgcgagcttattttaaaaaattggcagcacttgagttcaagtgcgggctcatttgtAAAATGAGCCGCACAaaatattttccaaaaatattcatttcctgcttctctctcctccctattCTCTGGTTACTGTAACCTAACTCCAATTTCCCGCTTATCTCTCTTCCCCTCTCTGGTTTCTCTCCTTCCCCTCTCTGGTTCTTCTCCGGGCGCGAAATTCAGACTCACACCACTCACTGCACACACCGCACAGGCGCACAACTTTTCCCCCACCGCCGCGTCACCGTTGCTGTCTCCTACCGCCGAGTTGCCGCTGTTGTCTCGCACCGCCGAGTTGCCGATGTTGTTCCCCCACCGCCGCGTCGCTCCTCCTTATCTCTCTTGTAAGtttgtaatttaaatttaattactttCTATAAGATTGTTACACGAATTGTTAAAGGAAATGACGAGATTCATCATGAAATATTAAGATGAGGAAGAATTACATCCTTCCATATTAAGATGTATTCCAAGTTTAATTTGAAAGATTtaagttttatttttgttgtttatGGAATAGATTTATGAGAATTAGGTGAATTAGGTCTCTATACTTCCCGATAAATTGCAACAATTAGGATCAAATGTGCTGTAATTTCCGATTTAGGTTTTCTGATGATTGTTTTGGAATTGAATCATGCGTTTTACTTGTTAAAATTGGTGTAGAAATCTGGGTCGATGTACTAATTCTTCAAGCTGAATCATATTTATTTTCCCTGTTGACCGTGTTGTTATTGCCTATATTCTCTTCTAGTAGCCATTACTTACTAGTAACTAGTAGCCATTACTTACCAGTAACTTTTAGTCTTTCACAATATGCGTCATCTTCTCTCCTTCGTCGATGTAACTGATTCTTCAAGTTGAAATCATTCAGTTTCTTAATGCAGATTGCATATCAGCCGTAAATACGGATTTGTTAGCACTCAACACTAATAAAACTGCATGATTTACTGTCATTATATGATGAGTTTATCAACTGAGTATGTCATATGGCCTTAAAGTTTTGGTTATTGTATGTGACAGAATAAAGGAGGAATGGGATTTGGCACTTATAAATGTAGTCACAGTAGCAGCATGCAATTTAGTAGTTGTTTGGTCACTTGCTCCATGTTGGTTATTTGCCAACACCTTCAGCTCTGGTCTGCAGAATAGACTGTAGAAGCTCCCACACTACGTATTTGAAGCAAGTTAATGTTATATGGAATTTGATCTACAGAAAAAATTCAGTCTCTTATGTACAAGGCTGTACAGATTAGTTTAGTCGGATTTACAGCAGGGGCACTCCAAAGTGTCATGTTGAATATTTGTACTAAAGGGAAAGACAGAAGGTTAGTTTTATCATTTTAATATTCCGGGATTGGTGTGCTTGTTACTTTTTCATAGCAGTGTTGGTGGTCTTTTAAGAATGTAGAGGTCACTTTCTGACAGCTTCATTGCTATACAGATTTTGATGTTCAATTGAACAATAATCAATCAGATTACTTCAGAGCTCTTTACATGGTGGGTGATAATCCAATTAAAGGTGCAAGACATGTTAGTTTCTCTATACTATCATTCATGTTGTTGTTCTTGTTCAAGTGTGTTGCTATGCAGAGATGTATGTTTTTTTGGATGCATTACTAATAAATATGTCTCTTTCACTTGTTTTGTTCCAGGTTCGAGCTGAATTTTTCTGCAATGGTATTGGGCACTTATGCCTTGACAGAATCAATTTTTCAGTAGTGTTATGTGCTCATACAACATAGTGAATGGAATTCCAACTTGTGCTGACGCCAATCTTCTTAAAGGAACTGTCAGAGAGCAATGGGGTTTAGATGGGTTTGTACACTTTTTCATGTACCTTTTTATGATGTCTAACAAATAAGTATATTTTGTTTGTTACTACATAGTTTGTATATTTATCTTTATTTCATTCGTTAATACATGAAATTTAGAACGTGCATGTGTATACTAACGTTTTCCTTGAATTATAGTTATGTTGTCACTGACTGTGATTCTATCCAAGTGTTGTATGAGTCTATCAATTACACAACTACACCAGAGGATGCAGTTGCCGATGCATTGAAAGAAGGTACATTACACTTATTTCTGAAACTTAGAATTTAGTTTTATACTGCAGTCTGCAGCAAGTGACTATACATTTTCATAATCATGCATGCAGGAGTTAACATGAATTGTGGAGATTATCTACGTAAGTACACGGTGAGAGCAGTTAACCAGAGAAAGGTGTCGGAATCAGTTGTAGACCAGGCCTTGATATACAACTACGTAGTCCTCATGCGACCTGGGTTCTTTGATGGGAATCCCAAAACGCACCCCTTTGGAAAACTAAGGCCGTCTGATGTATGTGCAGAAGATCACAAAAAGTTGGCCCTTGATGCAGCAAAGCAAGGGATAATGTTTGGACATCACAATCCAAGTAAGTTTAAAcaactttatatatatatatatatatatatatatatatatatatatatatatatatatatatttatatattgttTACCTTGAAGCCTAATTACTTATTTAAATTAAGCCATGTACTTGTGTACCATTTTCAAACTCAAATGTGCTTCAGTTCGTTTAATGAAGTTCACAAGAAATAAATATTCATAAATTATATATATGATCAAACAAGCCGTAAATGTGTATATCTTGACCAAAGTAGGCgagaaaaagtctttgaaagatTATACTAAGTATAatgaacatgtaaatggtttcaaatacttttttaagttcattagttgaaacttaggagcgaaataagtcattttactaaaaatatgaactatataatgaacaaacgagccttaaatgtgcataacatgaccaaagtaggtgacaatgagtgtttgaaacataaaactaagtatattaaacatctaAAGGGTtttaaatacttatttaggttcattggttgaaagttgaaatcaaaataagcctttttagtcaaaatgtgacctataatgatcaaacgagctttaaatgtgtataagttaaccaaagtaggtgagaataaGTCTTTGAAATATTATACTAAGTCTAatgaacatgtaaatggtttcaaatacttatttaagttcattagttgaaacttacgagcgaaataagccattttaagtcaaaatatgaactataatgtacatatgagccttaaatgtgcagaACATGATCAAAGTAGGTGACAATGAgtgtttgaaacataaaactaagtatatttAACATCTAAAGGGTttgaaatacttatttaagttcattggttgaaagttggaatcgaaataagccattttagttaaaatgtgacctataatgatcaaacgagccgtAAATGTGTacaacttgaccaaagtaggtgagaataaGTCTTTGAAACATTATATTAAGTATAatgaacatgtaaatggtttcaaatacttatataagttcattagttgacacttaggagcgaaataagcattttagtcaaaatatgaattataatgaacaaacgagccttaaatgtgcataacatgaccaaagtaggtgagaatgagtgtttgaaacataaaactaagtacaTTAAACAtctaaagggtttaaaatacttatttaggttcattggttgaaagttggaatcgaaataagtcattttagtcaaaatgtgacctataatgatctaacgagccttaaatgtgtataagttgaccaaagtaggtgagaataaTACTTTGAAATATTATACTATGTCTAatgaacatgtaaatggtttcaaatacttatttaagttccttagttgaaaattaggagcgaaataagccattttagtcaaaatttgaaCTATAATGAACAATCgtaccttaaatgtgcataacatgaccaaagtaggtgagaatgagtgtttgaaacataaaactaagtatattaaacatccaaaagttttaaaatacttatttaggttcattggttgaaagttaggagagaaataagccatttttattattataaggtTCATTATTTCATTGTTGTGAGCAAATTATGTCTTACTTTAATGTACCctacaatatttataatataactaacatattttttttttctcgatGGTTTATATATCTTCTTTAGGTATTCAACAATCTGAGGGAGCAGCCTTTTAGCATTGAGTAGATAAATGAAGTTCGAGAAAAGTTCGCAAATATCATTACCATttattgtctttgatattttcttgtagtgaatcttAGATTATGGATGATAGTTTTTCATAGGATTGTAATGtaataaatttttatatttataattatataatattcaatttaattatctatataattggatacttttATGTGATGTATGGAGGTTAACTAGTGGTGGTCTAATTGTATAATATATGTAGCAGGGATATCAGTTATATAACAAATTTCtagatcaagtgcggctcatttatatatcaagtgcggctcttttttatgcttgtgctgcccatttttatgtcaagtgcgggctattTTCCAAAACTGGCAGCACaaaatttgtcaagtgcgggctcattttcaaaattggcagcacaaacttTGTCAAATGCGGGCTCATAttgcaaaattggcagcaccaagtttgtcaagtgcgggctcattttataAATTGTCAGCACTTGAAGTATCaaggcagcacttgagaaacatcaagtgcgggcaggccatgtgctgcacatgtaaaagcccgcacttaaccccttaaaatgagcccgcacttgagcttTTTTCATCTAGTGATAGCAACAAATGTTTTAGCCACTTTTTCCATTGATATGCAATTTACTTACTTTTTACCTGGGTGGGAAGGTTCTACCGCGGATTGTAGAATTCTTCGGGATGTCATTAGTAGAAGACATCCAATTAAAGTTCCTCGTGGTGAGATATTATATTTATAGTTTGACTTTAAGCTCCATTTAATATAATtgatttttattaaatgtttgaaaatatttatagGAAATTATTATTTGGTTGATGCTGGGTATACGAATGGGGAAGGCTTTCTTGCTCCATATAGGGGTCAAAGATATCATCttaaggaatggagggaggGCTACCAACTAGCTACTCCAGAGGAGTATTTTAACATTAAACACTCGGGTGCTAGAAACGTAATTGAGAGGTGTTTTGGGTTGCTTAAGATGCGCTGGGCGATACTTCGAAATTGTGGCTTTTATGGCATCGAAACGCATGCGGATATTATAAGTGCGTGTTGTCTTCTCCATAATCTTATTCGTACAGAAATGACATTTGATCCATTTGAACCTTTATTGGATACTGATTTTGGAAGACAATtcatggatgatgatgatgatgattacaTCAATATTCTTGAAACGTCTAATGCGTGGATCGTTTGGAGAGATAACCTTGCTCGCCAAATGTTTGACAATTGGCAACTTCATAAGGTCTAATGTATGGTACTTCCTctctatttattattattattttgtatgTTTGTTATGCCTGTTTTCACTAAAGATTACTGCTTCTTTGTTGGGGCAAGTGAATTCACTGGATGTCAACTTAGGGACTGTGTATGGTACTTTAGTTCACAAATAACAAGTCATGGGAATTTTTGCAAATTAAATAAGTATTGCTGTATATTCATAACTCATCTCCTTGATATTCTCTGATTTGTCTTGTTTTTATCATTGGTTATTAAGGTGGTTCTGCGAATAGTGCTGTGAATTATGTAACTCTATGCATCCACATGCATAAGGAGCCAAACATGTTTCTTAATGTGAGATCAGTAAGGTCATAACACTTCGAATATCTTTTCTGTACTGAGTTACTGAAACTTGTCTATAAAGAAATGGGAAACACTCATCTTTAGCTTTGTATTTTCAGACCTCTGGGGTATACACCCAACATTATTGTGTTTGTGTACCTGACATTAGTAAACAAGCGCTTATATTGTAGGAATTTATAGCTTTATATATCTATCTGCTTTTGATTGTACAATCTGGTTTTATTCATGCCGGCCTGCATACTGATAAGAAAATGAAGGTGATATATTCTGGTGATTAATGTTCTGAATGACATGGATAAGAATGTCACTACTCCAATCTCGAGATAAACTTAAACTTCCTCTTGGGGTTCATTTCTATGTACTATTGAGTCTAATGAACATTACTATGTGGCTTTAACTATAGTATATTTCTCTTGGAATTTGTAGCATTTCAAAAATGAATGGAAGTGAGAAGAATGCTCCAACGAGATGGATTGGGGAGGAAGATGATTTGTTGGTCCAATTTCTGGTTGAAATGAATACAGACGGGAAATGAAAAGCTGAAGGTGGATTTAAAAGTGGTTATTTGACTCATTTAGAGAAACTATTTGGTGAAAAGATGCCTGAAGCTAGATTAAGAGATACGAATATTGATTCAAGGTTGAGTTATTTGAAGAAACGGTTTAATGCAttactggaaatcaagcataaagGTAGTGGTTTCGGATGGGATGATAATTTGAAGATGGTGACCGGTGACTGTagtttgtttgatgattgggctaaggtaattttttttaataatggtAATGTATATATTTCAACTGCCGAGCATAATGTATGTGTATACATTACATTTCACCtgaataatttcaactaaattTGGTGgccatttattttttttcttgcttcacTGCCAAAAAAAACCTACTGAAACATAAGTTTGGGAATTACCAAACTACTGTATATCAAATGTGGGTATTTGTATATGTTAAGCACTTTATTTCCATAATGGTTGTGTGAGATAATATCTCAATCTCCTCCATCTGTCAATGATATTGTTAACTATGTCTTTTCTAGCTTTGATTTTTCCCCCAAGATATGTCTTTTCTATTGGGTTAGtatttaatttctgtttctctTTTATGTTAACTTGTTTGGTGGTTGTAAGTTTGCTTCTTCCTACTAATGGAGGTGGGTTTTGCATCTTTTTCGAAGACTATGCTATCCTGTTATTTACTCTTTGATTTCATACTCTTGTGTTAAATTGACGGAGCTTAGATAGTGAATCTATTTATTCTTTTACAGAGTCACAAAGAAGCAAAAGGCTTGTATCGGAAACCATTTCCTTAGTTTGACAATCTTGAAGAAGTCTTTGCAAAGGACAGAGCAACTGGAATGAAGTCTGCATTGCCACTTGACAGATATGATCAAGAGAGTGTTCAAGAAACCACCCAAGAAGCTACATCTATAAAGCCAAATGAAGTTGAGGTGTCAAGGGAGGTGTCTAATGAAGTATCTACTGAAGTGTCTGGAACTAGTAAAAGGAGTATAGACGAGGGCTCATCTAAGCAACCAACTAAAAAGAAATTGCGAACGACCAACAAAGAGATTCAAAATGTTCaaaaaaatcttgaattaatgaTGGGAAAGATGCTGGAGAATAGCAATACTCAGATTGACAAGTTGGTAAGTGTTCTTGAAGCCCTCAAAAATGTTAAGATTGGTTTACGTGAAGAGTTGGGGAAAGTTCCTGGTATTTCAAGGCTCAATGCTCTTTCTTTGTGTGTTAAGATGACTGAAGATGAGATTGTTATTTTCCGAGACTTGGTT contains these protein-coding regions:
- the LOC110794024 gene encoding probable beta-D-xylosidase 5 isoform X1, coding for MCSYNIVNGIPTCADANLLKGTVREQWGLDGYVVTDCDSIQVLYESINYTTTPEDAVADALKEGVNMNCGDYLRKYTVRAVNQRKVSESVVDQALIYNYVVLMRPGFFDGNPKTHPFGKLRPSDVCAEDHKKLALDAAKQGIMFGHHNPMNLFILLQSHKEAKGLYRKPFP
- the LOC110794024 gene encoding probable beta-D-xylosidase 5 isoform X2 → MCSYNIVNGIPTCADANLLKGTVREQWGLDGYVVTDCDSIQVLYESINYTTTPEDAVADALKEGVNMNCGDYLRKYTVRAVNQRKVSESVVDQALIYNYVVLMRPGFFDGNPKTHPFGKLRPSDVCAEDHKKLALDAAKQGIMFGHHNPKSQRSKRLVSETISLV